Proteins found in one Brassica rapa cultivar Chiifu-401-42 unplaced genomic scaffold, CAAS_Brap_v3.01 Scaffold0766, whole genome shotgun sequence genomic segment:
- the LOC103874874 gene encoding uncharacterized protein LOC103874874 — MSVNVDGLNIIGTSGEISQTGECLQKEFEMKDLGKTKFCLGLQFEYVEKGILVHQKTYKETILKQFNMDQAHPLSSLMVVTSLDQERDPFGPKKPDEETLGPECPYLGAIGALIYLQGTKDLGLFYTGRPGESLAGYADAGYLSDPHNARSQTGYVFMHSGAARVVWPWERKRKSQLSQLKDGYIKGDRTKHILPTFFFTHDLQKAKEVHVVQVQSSDNSADLFTKSLPTTTFKKLVHQIGMRQLKDLN; from the exons ATGTCGGTTAATGTGGACGGCCTGAATATTATAGGAACCTCTGGAGAGATTTCCCAAACAGGCGAATGTCTACAGAaagaatttgagatgaaagacttAGGAAAAACTAAGTTCTGTTTGGGACTACAGTTTGAGTATGTAGAGAAAGGAATCCTTGTGCATCAAAAGACTTATAAAGAAACGATACTCAAGCAGTTTAATATGGACCAGGCTCATCCCTTGTCGAGTCTTATGGTCGTGACGTCCTTAGACCAAGAGAGAGATCCGTTCGGGCCAAAGAAGCCGGACGAAGAGACACTTGGGCCGGAATGTCCTTACCTAGGTGCCATTGGAGCCTTAAT ATATCTGCAAGGAACAAAAGACCTCGGGTTGTTCTATACCGGCCGGCCAGGAGAGAGTTTGGCCGGATATGCTGATGCTGGGTACTTATCTGACCCACACAATGCTAGATCTCAGACAGGATATGTGTTTATGCACAGTGGGGCTGCA AGAGTGGTCTGGCCGTGGGAAAGGAAAAGGAAGAGTCAACTATCACAGCTCAAAGATGGATACATCAAGGGAGATAGAACGAAGCACATCTTGCCTACGTTCTTCTTCACCCATGATCTGCAGAAGGCAAAAGAAGTTCATGTGGTTCAAGTTCAGTCCAGTGACAATTCAGCCGATCTCTTCACCAAGTCTCTGCCAACCACAACATTCAAGAAGCTGGTTCATCAGATAGGAATGCGCCAGTTGAAGGATCTTAACTGA